A DNA window from Chryseobacterium sp. MEBOG06 contains the following coding sequences:
- the rpoB gene encoding DNA-directed RNA polymerase subunit beta, whose protein sequence is MSKTKSTTQGNPRINFSSAKGKIITPDFLDIQIESFREFFQLDTLPEARKTEALYKTFQENFPITDSRNQFVLEFLDYLVDSPRYSIDECVERGLTYSVPLKARLKLYCTDPEHEDFQTVVQDVYLGPVPYMTPSGSFIINGAERVIVTQLHRSPGVFFGQTYHANGTKLYYSRIIPFKGSWMEFTTDINSVMYAYIDRKKKLPLTTLLRAIGYESDKDILQIFDLAEEVKVSKAALKKVEGRTLAARVLNTWFEDFVDEDTGEVVSIERNEIILDRETILEKEHLDLILDAGVKSILIHKENSNEFSIIQNTLQKDPTNSEKEAVEYIYRQLRNADPPDEETARGIIEKLFFSEQRYSLGEVGRYRLNKKLSLNIPTTTEVLTKEDIIAIVRHLIELVNSKTDVDDIDHLSNRRIKTVGEQLAGQFGVGLSRIARTIKERMNVRDNEIFTPLDLVNAKTLTSVINSFFGTNQLSQFMDQTNPLSEITHKRRLSALGPGGLSRERAGFEVRDVHHTHYGRICPIETPEGPNIGLISSLGIYAKINRLGFIETPYRKVEGGKIELNSDPIYLNAEDEEDKVIAQANVELSDNGDFLTDRIIARLDGDYPVVEPAQVNLIDVAPNQISGISASLIPFLEHDDANRALMGSNMMRQAVPLLKPQAPIVGTGLEQQVARDSRILINAEGTGTVQYVDADRIIIKYERSDDEDLVQFESATKTYKLTKFRKTNQSTTITLRPNVRVGDVVEKGQVLCDGYATEKGELALGRNLVVAFMPWKGYNFEDAIVINEKVVREDWFTSIHVDEYSLEVRDTKLGMEELTADIPNVSEEATKDLDENGMIRIGAEVKPGDIMIGKITPKGESDPTPEEKLLRAIFGDKAGDVKDASLKADSSLRGVVINKKLFSRNIKDKKKRTEEKLKLEEIENTYKAKFDELRNTLIEKLNTLVSGKTSQGVQNDLDEEIIGKGVKFTHRLLTSVEDYVNVSGADWTVDADKNELIKQLIHNYKIKYNDIQGVKNREKFAISIGDELPAGIMKLAKVYIAKKRKLNVGDKMAGRHGNKGIVSRIVREEDMPFLEDGTPVDIVLNPLGVPSRMNIGQIYETVLGWAGQKLGLKFATPIFDGATLDQITEYTEKAGLPKFGHTHLYDGGTGERFTQAATVGIIYMLKLGHMVDDKMHARSIGPYSLITQQPLGGKAQFGGQRFGEMEVWALEAFGASNILREILTVKSDDVIGRAKTYEAIAKGESMPEPGIPESFNVLLHELQGLGLDVRLEE, encoded by the coding sequence ATGAGTAAAACAAAATCAACAACTCAAGGAAATCCGAGAATTAATTTCTCATCAGCGAAAGGAAAAATTATCACTCCTGACTTTTTGGATATCCAAATTGAGTCTTTCAGAGAATTTTTCCAGCTTGATACACTTCCTGAAGCCAGAAAGACAGAAGCTCTTTACAAGACTTTCCAAGAGAATTTCCCAATTACGGATTCAAGAAATCAATTCGTATTAGAATTCTTAGACTATCTGGTAGATTCTCCACGTTATTCAATCGATGAGTGTGTGGAAAGAGGACTTACTTATTCAGTTCCTCTAAAAGCAAGACTTAAATTGTATTGTACTGATCCGGAACACGAAGATTTCCAAACTGTGGTTCAGGATGTATATTTAGGTCCGGTTCCTTATATGACGCCAAGTGGATCTTTCATCATCAATGGTGCAGAAAGAGTTATTGTTACGCAGCTTCACCGTTCACCTGGTGTATTCTTCGGACAGACTTATCACGCTAACGGAACCAAACTTTATTATTCAAGAATTATTCCTTTCAAAGGATCTTGGATGGAATTTACAACGGATATCAACAGCGTAATGTACGCGTATATCGACCGTAAGAAAAAGTTACCATTAACAACTTTGTTAAGAGCTATCGGATACGAATCTGACAAGGATATCCTTCAGATCTTTGACCTTGCTGAAGAAGTGAAAGTTTCTAAAGCTGCCCTTAAGAAAGTGGAAGGGAGAACATTGGCTGCGAGAGTATTGAACACTTGGTTCGAAGATTTCGTAGACGAAGATACAGGTGAAGTAGTTTCTATTGAAAGAAACGAAATCATCTTAGATAGAGAAACTATTCTTGAAAAAGAACATTTAGATCTTATCTTGGATGCTGGTGTTAAATCTATCTTGATTCACAAAGAAAACAGCAATGAATTCTCTATCATCCAGAATACATTACAAAAAGACCCTACAAACTCTGAAAAAGAAGCTGTAGAGTATATTTATCGTCAGTTAAGAAATGCAGATCCACCAGATGAGGAAACTGCAAGAGGAATTATTGAAAAACTATTCTTCTCTGAGCAAAGATACTCTCTTGGTGAAGTAGGACGTTACAGATTGAATAAAAAATTAAGTCTTAACATCCCAACTACAACTGAGGTTCTTACTAAAGAAGATATCATTGCAATTGTAAGACACTTAATTGAGTTAGTAAACTCAAAAACTGATGTTGATGATATTGACCACTTATCAAACAGAAGAATTAAAACTGTTGGTGAGCAATTAGCAGGACAGTTCGGAGTAGGTCTTTCAAGAATTGCAAGAACAATCAAGGAAAGAATGAACGTTAGAGATAACGAAATCTTTACTCCGCTTGATCTTGTAAATGCAAAGACATTAACATCTGTAATTAACTCATTCTTTGGTACCAACCAGCTTTCTCAGTTCATGGACCAAACCAACCCACTATCAGAGATCACTCACAAGAGAAGATTATCTGCACTAGGGCCTGGTGGTTTATCAAGAGAAAGAGCAGGTTTCGAGGTTCGTGACGTTCACCATACCCACTACGGTAGAATTTGTCCAATTGAAACTCCGGAAGGACCAAACATTGGTTTGATTTCATCTTTGGGTATTTATGCGAAAATCAACAGATTAGGTTTCATCGAAACTCCGTATAGAAAAGTAGAAGGTGGTAAGATTGAACTTAATTCTGATCCTATCTACTTAAATGCAGAAGACGAAGAAGATAAAGTAATTGCCCAGGCAAACGTTGAATTGAGCGATAACGGAGACTTCTTAACAGATAGAATTATTGCAAGATTAGATGGTGACTACCCGGTAGTTGAGCCAGCTCAGGTTAACCTTATCGATGTTGCACCAAACCAGATTTCTGGTATTTCCGCTTCATTAATTCCATTCTTGGAGCATGATGATGCGAACCGTGCATTGATGGGATCTAACATGATGCGTCAGGCCGTTCCTCTATTGAAGCCACAGGCTCCAATCGTTGGTACAGGGCTTGAGCAGCAAGTTGCAAGAGATTCTAGAATCTTAATTAACGCTGAAGGAACAGGTACTGTACAGTACGTAGATGCTGACAGAATCATTATTAAATATGAAAGAAGCGATGACGAAGATTTAGTACAATTCGAGTCTGCTACTAAAACATATAAACTTACTAAGTTTAGAAAAACTAACCAGAGTACAACAATTACCCTAAGACCAAACGTAAGAGTAGGTGATGTAGTGGAGAAAGGACAGGTACTTTGCGACGGTTATGCTACTGAAAAAGGAGAATTAGCTCTTGGTAGAAACTTAGTGGTAGCCTTCATGCCTTGGAAAGGATACAACTTTGAGGATGCAATCGTAATCAACGAAAAAGTTGTACGTGAAGACTGGTTTACTTCAATTCACGTGGATGAGTACTCTCTGGAAGTTCGTGATACCAAATTAGGTATGGAAGAGCTTACCGCTGATATTCCAAACGTTTCTGAAGAAGCTACTAAAGATCTTGACGAGAACGGTATGATCAGAATCGGTGCTGAAGTGAAGCCTGGAGATATCATGATTGGTAAAATTACTCCAAAAGGTGAATCTGATCCGACTCCTGAAGAAAAACTTCTTAGAGCAATCTTCGGTGATAAAGCTGGTGATGTAAAAGATGCATCATTAAAAGCAGACTCTTCATTAAGAGGAGTTGTTATCAACAAGAAATTGTTCTCAAGAAACATTAAAGACAAAAAGAAAAGAACTGAAGAAAAACTTAAACTTGAAGAGATTGAAAACACTTACAAGGCTAAGTTTGACGAGTTGAGAAATACTTTAATTGAAAAATTAAATACACTGGTAAGCGGTAAAACTTCTCAAGGGGTACAAAATGACCTTGATGAGGAAATTATCGGTAAAGGGGTGAAGTTCACTCACAGATTATTGACTTCAGTTGAAGATTATGTAAACGTTAGTGGTGCAGACTGGACAGTTGATGCTGATAAGAATGAATTGATCAAACAATTAATTCACAATTACAAAATCAAATATAACGACATCCAGGGAGTTAAAAACCGTGAGAAATTTGCAATTTCAATCGGAGATGAGCTTCCAGCTGGTATCATGAAGTTGGCTAAAGTTTATATCGCTAAGAAACGTAAACTGAATGTAGGAGATAAAATGGCTGGACGTCACGGTAACAAAGGTATCGTTTCAAGAATCGTTCGTGAAGAAGATATGCCATTCCTTGAAGACGGAACACCAGTAGATATCGTACTGAATCCACTAGGGGTACCTTCTCGTATGAACATCGGTCAGATTTATGAAACAGTTCTTGGATGGGCTGGTCAAAAATTAGGATTGAAGTTCGCTACACCAATCTTTGACGGAGCAACTCTTGATCAGATTACTGAGTACACTGAGAAAGCAGGTCTTCCTAAATTCGGTCACACTCACCTTTATGATGGGGGTACCGGAGAAAGATTTACACAGGCTGCAACAGTTGGTATCATCTATATGTTGAAACTAGGGCACATGGTTGATGACAAAATGCACGCTCGTTCTATCGGTCCTTACTCATTGATTACTCAGCAGCCGTTAGGAGGTAAAGCTCAGTTCGGAGGTCAGAGATTCGGAGAGATGGAGGTTTGGGCACTTGAAGCATTCGGTGCATCAAACATCTTGAGAGAAATCCTGACTGTGAAGTCGGATGACGTGATTGGTAGAGCAAAAACTTATGAAGCAATTGCAAAAGGTGAATCTATGCCTGAACCAGGTATTCCAGAATCATTTAATGTATTACTTCACGAATTACAAGGACTTGGACTTGATGTAAGACTTGAGGAATAA
- the rplL gene encoding 50S ribosomal protein L7/L12, with product MSDLKNLAETLVNLTVKDVNELAAILKDEYGIEPAAAAVVMAGPGAEAAEEKTEFDVILKSAGASKLAIVKLVKDLTGAGLKEAKDIVDGAPAAIKEGVSKDEAEALKKQLEEAGAEVEVK from the coding sequence ATGTCAGATTTAAAAAATTTAGCTGAAACGCTAGTAAACCTAACTGTAAAAGACGTAAACGAATTAGCTGCTATCCTTAAGGATGAGTACGGAATTGAGCCTGCTGCTGCTGCTGTAGTAATGGCTGGTCCTGGTGCTGAAGCTGCTGAAGAAAAGACTGAATTCGACGTAATTCTTAAGTCTGCAGGTGCATCTAAATTAGCTATCGTTAAATTAGTAAAAGATTTAACTGGTGCTGGTCTTAAAGAAGCTAAAGACATCGTAGATGGAGCTCCTGCTGCTATCAAAGAAGGTGTTTCTAAAGACGAAGCTGAAGCTCTTAAGAAGCAATTAGAAGAAGCTGGTGCTGAAGTAGAAGTTAAATAA
- the rplJ gene encoding 50S ribosomal protein L10 — protein sequence MTKDQKVVAIQEIKDLLQDAKVVYVADLDGLNAAKSSDFRRQAFKQNIKIKVVKNTLLQKAMEQIEGVDYSEMFQTFKGNSALMISETANGPAKLIQGFRKKEDKPALKSAYLQETFYVGDENLTALANIKSREEMIGEIIGLLQSPIQRVVSALQNKSETVEAKAEEAAAPAVEETPAEAPEAAAESTEETSAE from the coding sequence ATGACAAAAGACCAAAAAGTTGTAGCAATACAAGAGATCAAAGACTTGCTTCAGGATGCAAAAGTAGTATACGTAGCAGATCTAGACGGACTGAACGCTGCTAAATCTTCTGACTTCAGAAGACAAGCTTTCAAACAAAATATCAAAATAAAAGTGGTGAAAAATACACTTTTACAGAAAGCAATGGAACAAATCGAAGGAGTAGATTACTCTGAAATGTTCCAGACTTTTAAAGGAAACTCTGCATTAATGATTTCTGAGACTGCAAACGGTCCTGCAAAATTAATCCAAGGTTTCAGAAAGAAAGAAGATAAGCCAGCTTTAAAGTCTGCTTACCTTCAGGAAACTTTCTATGTTGGAGACGAAAACTTAACTGCACTTGCTAACATCAAGTCTAGAGAAGAAATGATCGGAGAAATCATCGGATTACTTCAATCTCCAATTCAAAGAGTTGTTTCTGCTCTTCAAAACAAATCTGAAACTGTAGAAGCTAAAGCTGAAGAGGCTGCTGCTCCTGCTGTAGAAGAAACTCCTGCTGAAGCTCCAGAAGCTGCTGCAGAAAGCACTGAAGAAACAAGTGCTGAATAA
- the rplA gene encoding 50S ribosomal protein L1: MAKLTKKQKEALSKVEKGRIYNLEEGSALVKEVNTTKFDASVDIAVRLGVDPRKANQMVRGVVSLPHGTGKDVKVLALVTPDKEAEAKAAGADYVGLDEYLQKIKEGWTDVDVIVTMPAVMGKLGPLGRVLGPRGLMPNPKSGTVTMEIGKAVAEVKAGKIDFKVDKYGIIHAGIGKVSFDAAKIKENAQELIQTLVKMKPTAAKGTYVKSIYLSSTMSPGIAIDTKSVN, encoded by the coding sequence ATGGCAAAATTAACTAAAAAGCAAAAGGAAGCTTTAAGCAAAGTAGAAAAAGGAAGAATCTATAACCTTGAAGAAGGTTCAGCTCTTGTAAAAGAAGTGAACACTACAAAGTTTGATGCTTCAGTAGATATCGCTGTAAGATTAGGTGTAGACCCAAGAAAAGCAAACCAAATGGTAAGAGGTGTTGTATCTCTTCCTCACGGTACTGGTAAAGATGTTAAAGTATTAGCTCTTGTAACGCCAGATAAAGAAGCAGAAGCTAAAGCTGCTGGTGCTGATTATGTAGGTCTTGACGAATATTTACAAAAAATAAAAGAAGGTTGGACAGATGTTGACGTTATCGTTACTATGCCAGCTGTTATGGGTAAATTAGGTCCATTAGGTAGAGTATTAGGTCCAAGAGGTCTAATGCCTAACCCTAAATCAGGAACTGTAACAATGGAAATTGGTAAAGCAGTTGCTGAAGTAAAAGCTGGTAAAATTGACTTCAAAGTAGACAAGTATGGTATTATCCATGCTGGTATCGGTAAAGTATCTTTCGATGCTGCTAAGATTAAAGAAAATGCTCAGGAGCTAATCCAGACATTGGTTAAAATGAAGCCGACTGCTGCTAAAGGAACTTACGTGAAAAGCATTTACTTGTCTTCTACAATGAGCCCAGGTATTGCAATCGATACTAAATCTGTTAACTAA
- the rplK gene encoding 50S ribosomal protein L11, which produces MAKKVFKMVKLQVKGGAANPSPPVGPALGSAGVNIMEFCKQFNGRTQDKPGQVLPVVITVYEDKSFEFVIKTPPAAIQLMDAAKIKGGSGEPNRNKVGSVSWDQVKKIAEDKMTDLNCFTIDSALSMVAGTARSMGLKVTGAKPTNA; this is translated from the coding sequence ATGGCTAAGAAAGTCTTTAAAATGGTAAAGCTTCAGGTGAAAGGTGGCGCAGCTAACCCTTCTCCACCAGTAGGTCCAGCATTGGGTTCTGCAGGTGTGAACATCATGGAGTTTTGTAAGCAATTTAACGGAAGAACCCAAGATAAGCCAGGGCAAGTTTTACCTGTAGTAATTACAGTATACGAAGACAAATCTTTTGAATTCGTTATTAAAACTCCACCTGCAGCGATCCAGCTAATGGATGCCGCTAAGATCAAGGGAGGTTCCGGTGAACCGAATAGAAACAAAGTAGGTTCTGTATCTTGGGATCAAGTGAAGAAAATCGCTGAAGATAAGATGACAGATCTTAACTGCTTTACAATCGATTCTGCTCTTTCTATGGTTGCAGGTACTGCTAGATCTATGGGATTAAAAGTAACAGGAGCTAAACCAACTAACGCTTAA
- the nusG gene encoding transcription termination/antitermination protein NusG, which yields MSELKWYVLKAISGQENKVKNYIETEIKRLGFEQYVTQVVIPMEKVIQIRNGKKVPKEKPYYPGYLMIEADLMGEIPHAIKNIPGVISFLSLTKGGDPVPMRKSEVNRMLGRMDELSEFASDVEIPYVVGENVKVIDGPFNGFNGTVEKILEDKKKIEVSVLIFGRKTPMELSYMQVEKV from the coding sequence ATGAGCGAATTGAAATGGTATGTGCTGAAAGCAATCAGCGGACAGGAAAATAAAGTGAAAAACTATATTGAGACAGAAATCAAACGTTTAGGGTTTGAGCAGTATGTTACTCAAGTGGTTATTCCTATGGAAAAGGTTATCCAGATTAGAAACGGTAAAAAAGTTCCTAAAGAGAAACCTTACTATCCTGGATACTTAATGATTGAAGCAGACCTGATGGGAGAAATTCCTCACGCTATCAAAAACATTCCTGGAGTTATATCTTTCTTAAGTTTAACTAAAGGAGGAGATCCTGTTCCAATGAGAAAATCTGAGGTAAACAGAATGCTTGGAAGAATGGATGAACTTTCAGAATTCGCAAGCGATGTTGAAATTCCTTATGTAGTAGGTGAAAACGTGAAAGTAATCGATGGACCTTTCAATGGATTCAATGGTACAGTTGAGAAAATTCTTGAAGACAAGAAGAAAATTGAAGTTTCTGTATTGATCTTCGGTAGAAAAACTCCAATGGAGTTGAGCTATATGCAAGTAGAAAAAGTGTAA
- the secE gene encoding preprotein translocase subunit SecE produces MSSFVDFLKGSYNEFRHKVEWPKWADLQSSTIVVTIATVILALFTFGVDELFSKSISNIIGMLINMFN; encoded by the coding sequence ATGAGTTCATTTGTCGATTTTTTAAAAGGTTCTTATAACGAATTTAGACATAAAGTTGAATGGCCAAAGTGGGCTGACCTTCAGTCATCTACAATTGTGGTGACTATTGCGACAGTTATTCTGGCATTATTTACATTTGGAGTTGATGAATTGTTTTCTAAATCAATCAGCAACATCATAGGAATGTTAATCAACATGTTCAATTAA
- the tuf gene encoding elongation factor Tu, translated as MAKETFNRNKPHLNIGTIGHVDHGKTTLTAAISAVLASKGLAEKKDFSAIDSAPEEKERGITINTAHIEYETEKRHYAHVDCPGHADYVKNMVTGAAQMDGAIVVCAATDGPMPQTREHILLCRQVNVPRIVVFMNKVDMVDDAELLELVEMELRDLLSTYDFDGDNSPVIQGSALGALTAATAATPDTEDKWFKSVEELMDAVDTWIEQPPRDTEKPFLMPIEDVFSITGRGTVATGRIEAGVINTGDPVDIVGMGDEKLTSTITGVEMFRKILDRGEAGDNVGLLLRGIEKTDIKRGMVIAKKDSVKPHKKFKASVYILSKEEGGRHTPFHNKYRPQFYVRTTDVTGEIFLPEGVEMVMPGDNLEITVELLQPIALNVGLRFAIREGGRTVGSGQVTEIID; from the coding sequence ATGGCAAAGGAAACGTTTAATCGTAACAAACCACACTTGAACATTGGTACTATTGGTCACGTTGACCATGGTAAAACTACTCTTACAGCTGCTATTTCTGCTGTATTAGCTAGCAAAGGTCTTGCTGAGAAAAAAGACTTCTCTGCAATTGACTCTGCTCCAGAAGAAAAAGAAAGAGGTATTACTATCAATACTGCTCACATCGAATACGAAACTGAAAAAAGACACTATGCTCACGTTGACTGTCCAGGTCACGCCGATTATGTTAAGAACATGGTAACTGGTGCTGCTCAAATGGATGGAGCTATCGTAGTATGTGCTGCAACTGATGGTCCAATGCCTCAAACTAGAGAACATATCCTACTTTGCCGTCAGGTAAATGTACCAAGAATCGTTGTTTTCATGAACAAAGTTGACATGGTAGACGATGCTGAGTTATTAGAGCTTGTTGAAATGGAGCTTAGAGACTTATTATCTACTTATGACTTTGACGGAGACAACTCTCCAGTAATTCAAGGTTCTGCATTAGGTGCTCTTACAGCAGCTACAGCAGCTACTCCTGATACTGAAGATAAGTGGTTCAAGAGCGTTGAAGAATTGATGGATGCTGTTGATACTTGGATCGAGCAACCACCAAGAGATACTGAAAAGCCATTCTTGATGCCAATTGAAGACGTATTCTCTATTACAGGTAGAGGTACTGTAGCAACTGGTAGAATCGAGGCTGGTGTTATTAACACTGGTGATCCGGTTGATATCGTAGGTATGGGTGACGAAAAATTAACTTCTACTATTACAGGAGTTGAGATGTTCAGAAAAATCCTTGATAGAGGTGAAGCTGGAGATAACGTAGGTCTATTGTTGAGAGGTATTGAAAAAACTGACATCAAGAGAGGTATGGTTATCGCTAAGAAAGATTCAGTTAAGCCACACAAAAAATTCAAAGCTTCTGTTTATATCCTTTCTAAAGAAGAAGGTGGACGTCACACTCCATTCCACAACAAGTACCGTCCTCAGTTCTATGTAAGAACTACTGACGTTACAGGTGAGATCTTCTTACCAGAAGGTGTAGAAATGGTAATGCCAGGAGATAACTTAGAGATCACTGTAGAATTGTTACAGCCAATCGCTCTTAACGTAGGTCTTAGATTTGCAATTAGAGAAGGAGGTAGAACAGTTGGATCTGGTCAGGTTACTGAAATCATAGACTAA
- a CDS encoding DUF4394 domain-containing protein yields MIDHNTDKLYQQNPPNNGTLAETGSLGINITNANGFDIGSISQKAYLMASVGSSTKIYTINTTTGAAASVSDYPNSVKAFAVGLGF; encoded by the coding sequence GTGATTGATCATAATACAGATAAGTTATATCAGCAAAACCCACCAAATAACGGAACTTTGGCAGAAACGGGTTCTTTAGGTATTAATATTACCAATGCTAATGGGTTTGATATTGGAAGCATAAGCCAAAAAGCATATTTAATGGCTTCGGTAGGTTCATCCACAAAAATTTATACTATCAATACTACAACTGGGGCAGCCGCTTCGGTTTCTGATTATCCCAATTCTGTAAAAGCCTTTGCAGTGGGATTAGGTTTTTAA